One genomic region from Isachenkonia alkalipeptolytica encodes:
- the recD2 gene encoding SF1B family DNA helicase RecD2, whose translation MLELEGRLRDVIFQNESNGYTVGVLETNDDEEITVVGYLPTVREGEYVKVKGDIKFHDTYGEQLEVKEYRPSAPTTEDSILHYLASGVIKGIGRKMAERIVDQFGTESLEVIEKEPERLREVSGVGKKKAQQIIESFKAQNQLREIILFLSKYGVTPNLAVKIYKKYKEQAIPMIQENPYRLAEDIYGIGFKVADGIASSMGIARDSEYRLHAGTNYILNRIHMEGHTYAPKAQLVRETKGLLGSKEERIEAAIETLALNGKLQLERLDDELIVYAMAYYYAETGVAKKVIELSEAELEEVTINLEEEIADIEEEEDLDLASNQKEAVKEGVQNGMLVITGGPGTGKTTTLNTLIKLFEKLEMTVTLGAPTGRASKRMTETSGMEAKTIHRLLEIGYSEDDNLGMMFNRDEDNPLESDVLIIDEASMIDITLMNSFLKAVQKGTRVVLVGDIDQLPSVGPGNVLRDIIDSGVVKVVKLNEIFRQAKESMIVVNAHKINQGQYPLLNKKDKDFFFITKREKEEVLHTLLDVVKSRLPNHYKYSPTSDIQVLTPMKKGEVGTLNLNTSLQQKLNPPRGEKKEKKMKDKIFREGDKVMQIRNNYSLKWVNHDSSAFEYKGEGVFNGDMGYIVRIDRESEELEVHFDDNKEVVYDFTKLDELDLAYATTVHKSQGSEFSVIVMPVTWGPPMLLTRNLFYTAVTRAKELVVLIGEEKFLRMMIDNDKIITRHSGLGRRLSKYREVVKG comes from the coding sequence GTGTTAGAGCTGGAAGGAAGACTGCGGGACGTAATTTTTCAAAATGAATCCAACGGATATACGGTGGGGGTCTTAGAGACCAACGACGATGAAGAGATCACCGTGGTGGGGTATTTGCCCACGGTAAGAGAAGGGGAGTACGTCAAGGTAAAAGGCGACATTAAATTTCACGATACCTACGGAGAACAACTGGAAGTCAAGGAATACCGGCCTTCCGCCCCGACGACAGAGGATAGTATTCTTCATTACCTGGCCTCCGGCGTAATCAAAGGGATCGGCCGAAAGATGGCGGAGCGGATTGTGGACCAGTTCGGAACCGAGTCCTTAGAAGTGATTGAAAAAGAGCCGGAGCGTCTCCGGGAAGTATCCGGTGTGGGTAAGAAAAAGGCCCAGCAGATTATTGAGTCCTTCAAGGCCCAGAATCAGCTCCGGGAAATTATTCTGTTCCTGTCGAAATACGGCGTCACCCCGAACCTGGCGGTGAAGATCTATAAAAAATATAAGGAGCAGGCGATCCCCATGATTCAGGAGAATCCCTACCGCCTGGCGGAGGACATCTACGGCATCGGCTTTAAAGTGGCCGACGGCATTGCAAGCTCTATGGGCATAGCAAGGGATTCGGAGTACCGCCTCCATGCGGGGACGAATTATATCTTAAACCGGATCCATATGGAGGGGCATACTTATGCGCCAAAGGCGCAGCTGGTGCGGGAGACCAAGGGCCTACTGGGGTCGAAGGAGGAGCGGATCGAAGCCGCCATCGAAACCCTGGCCTTAAACGGAAAACTGCAGCTGGAACGTCTGGATGACGAGCTGATCGTCTACGCCATGGCCTATTACTATGCAGAGACCGGCGTGGCGAAAAAGGTGATTGAACTCTCGGAAGCGGAGCTGGAAGAGGTGACCATTAACCTTGAAGAAGAGATCGCCGACATCGAAGAGGAAGAGGATCTCGATTTAGCCAGCAATCAAAAAGAGGCGGTAAAGGAAGGGGTTCAAAACGGGATGCTGGTCATCACCGGAGGCCCCGGTACGGGAAAGACCACCACCCTCAATACCCTGATTAAACTCTTTGAAAAACTGGAGATGACCGTAACTCTGGGGGCGCCCACGGGAAGAGCCTCGAAGCGGATGACCGAGACCTCGGGGATGGAGGCGAAAACCATCCACCGACTGCTGGAAATCGGCTACAGCGAAGATGATAACTTAGGCATGATGTTTAACCGGGATGAAGACAATCCCCTAGAGTCCGACGTGCTGATTATTGATGAGGCCTCGATGATTGATATCACGTTGATGAACAGCTTCCTAAAAGCGGTGCAAAAAGGCACCCGGGTAGTTCTGGTGGGAGATATTGATCAGCTCCCCTCGGTAGGCCCCGGCAATGTGCTTCGGGATATCATCGACAGCGGCGTGGTGAAAGTGGTAAAACTCAATGAAATCTTTCGCCAGGCCAAGGAGAGCATGATCGTGGTTAATGCCCATAAAATCAACCAGGGACAGTATCCCCTGCTCAATAAAAAGGATAAGGACTTTTTCTTTATCACCAAACGGGAGAAGGAAGAGGTGCTGCACACCCTGTTGGATGTGGTGAAGTCCCGACTGCCCAATCATTACAAGTACTCCCCCACCTCGGATATTCAAGTGCTGACCCCGATGAAAAAAGGGGAAGTGGGAACCCTGAACCTGAACACCTCCCTGCAACAAAAGCTGAACCCGCCCCGGGGCGAGAAGAAGGAAAAGAAGATGAAGGATAAGATCTTTCGGGAGGGGGATAAGGTGATGCAGATTCGAAACAATTATTCCCTGAAGTGGGTCAACCACGACTCTAGCGCCTTTGAGTATAAAGGAGAAGGCGTATTTAACGGAGATATGGGATACATCGTAAGGATTGACCGGGAAAGCGAGGAGCTTGAAGTACACTTTGATGACAACAAAGAAGTGGTATACGACTTTACGAAGCTGGACGAGTTGGATCTCGCCTACGCCACCACCGTGCATAAATCCCAGGGCAGTGAGTTCTCGGTGATCGTCATGCCCGTCACCTGGGGCCCGCCGATGCTTCTTACCCGAAATCTCTTTTACACCGCCGTCACCCGAGCCAAGGAGCTGGTGGTCCTGATCGGTGAGGAGAAGTTTCTTAGAATGATGATTGACAACGATAAAATCATAACCCGCCACTCGGGCCTGGGCAGAAGGCTGTCCAAGTACCGGGAGGTCGTAAAAGGGTAA
- the cysK gene encoding cysteine synthase A: protein MIYQSITELVGKTPVVQLQNLPNPKGAKVYVKVESFNPSGSIKDRPALNMIEEAEKRGDLKPKGTIIEPTSGNTGIGMAMVAAAKGYRLIIIMPGNATKERISILKAYGAEVHLTPEELRMSGSIDKAKELLEEIPGSYMPNQFANPDNPKIHETTTAKEILEDFPEGLDAFVATAGTGGTISGTGKVLRKHYPDLKIYVVEAKASPVIAGGEPGPHKIVGTGPGFIPETLDRNIYDEILHITDEEAIETTKQLGQQEGILAGVSAGAAVYMALEKANTLGPDQKVLAMLPDTGERYLSMDLF, encoded by the coding sequence ATGATTTATCAAAGCATTACGGAGCTGGTGGGAAAAACCCCGGTGGTTCAACTGCAAAACCTGCCGAATCCGAAAGGGGCGAAGGTTTATGTAAAAGTTGAGTCCTTTAACCCTTCGGGGTCCATCAAGGACCGGCCGGCCCTGAATATGATCGAGGAGGCGGAAAAGCGGGGAGACTTAAAACCGAAGGGGACCATTATTGAGCCCACCTCGGGAAATACGGGGATCGGTATGGCTATGGTGGCGGCGGCAAAGGGTTACCGGTTGATCATTATCATGCCGGGAAACGCTACGAAGGAGCGGATCAGCATCCTAAAGGCCTACGGCGCCGAGGTCCACCTGACCCCGGAGGAACTGCGGATGAGCGGAAGTATCGATAAGGCAAAGGAACTCCTCGAGGAAATCCCGGGAAGTTATATGCCGAATCAATTTGCAAACCCCGATAACCCGAAGATCCATGAAACCACCACGGCGAAGGAAATTCTAGAGGACTTTCCCGAAGGCTTGGACGCTTTCGTGGCTACTGCCGGCACCGGGGGGACCATCAGCGGTACGGGAAAAGTGCTTCGTAAGCATTATCCGGATTTAAAAATCTACGTCGTCGAGGCCAAGGCCTCCCCGGTGATCGCCGGAGGGGAACCGGGCCCCCATAAAATCGTGGGCACCGGCCCGGGATTCATTCCCGAAACCCTGGATAGAAATATCTACGACGAAATTCTTCACATCACCGATGAAGAGGCTATTGAAACCACCAAACAGCTGGGACAGCAGGAGGGGATCCTTGCAGGGGTCTCCGCCGGCGCAGCCGTATACATGGCCCTGGAGAAGGCGAATACCCTGGGACCGGATCAAAAGGTCCTGGCCATGCTCCCCGACACCGGGGAGCGCTACCTCAGTATGGATCTGTTTTAA
- a CDS encoding ABC transporter substrate-binding protein has product MIQANGKNTSFKKKAVRNKVLLGIIAVLLLGVLAGCEIGAASKEEVNIGYFPNLSHAGGIVGMSEGIYQDALEDYNVKEMTFPNGSLFMDSLSTGQIDIGFVGPGPVLNRYLQGGEVVILGNSTNAGNVLVLREGLEYNGPEDLAGLTIATASTGCTHDLLLRKMLDEEGMAVEENGGTVKRLPQRPATNIGMMEQGQIDGALVSEPWASMMEAQGVGEVVVEFDEVPWEGEVPATVIAARRDFVEENPDIVEAFLKAHEESVAFVNENEEESIEILQSEIKRITDQELEFDTLKSSLNRVVFTPDLDQQVVTEFAELLTDLGFVDSDRDLQDIFWER; this is encoded by the coding sequence ATGATTCAAGCAAACGGCAAGAACACAAGCTTTAAAAAGAAAGCGGTAAGAAACAAAGTTTTACTCGGAATTATAGCAGTTTTATTACTAGGGGTGTTGGCCGGTTGCGAGATCGGAGCCGCCTCGAAGGAAGAAGTGAATATCGGATACTTTCCCAATCTATCCCATGCCGGCGGTATTGTGGGTATGAGTGAAGGGATTTATCAAGACGCACTGGAAGATTACAACGTAAAGGAAATGACCTTTCCCAACGGATCCTTATTTATGGACTCCCTGTCCACGGGGCAAATTGATATTGGATTTGTGGGCCCCGGACCGGTACTGAACCGGTACCTGCAGGGGGGAGAAGTGGTCATTCTTGGGAACTCCACGAATGCAGGAAATGTGCTGGTTCTTCGGGAAGGGCTGGAATATAACGGGCCGGAAGATTTAGCGGGACTTACCATCGCCACCGCCTCCACCGGTTGCACCCACGATTTACTCCTTCGAAAAATGCTTGATGAAGAGGGAATGGCCGTGGAGGAAAACGGAGGAACCGTCAAACGGCTTCCCCAACGCCCGGCGACAAACATCGGTATGATGGAGCAAGGGCAAATTGACGGCGCTTTGGTGTCTGAACCCTGGGCCAGCATGATGGAAGCCCAAGGAGTAGGGGAAGTCGTTGTGGAATTTGACGAGGTACCCTGGGAAGGGGAAGTGCCGGCAACGGTGATCGCCGCCCGACGGGACTTTGTGGAAGAAAATCCTGATATTGTAGAAGCCTTTCTAAAGGCCCATGAAGAGAGTGTAGCCTTTGTGAATGAAAATGAAGAGGAAAGCATCGAAATCCTTCAATCAGAGATCAAAAGAATTACGGATCAGGAGCTGGAATTTGATACCCTGAAAAGTTCACTGAACCGAGTGGTCTTCACCCCGGATTTGGATCAGCAGGTGGTAACGGAATTTGCGGAGTTGTTAACGGATCTCGGCTTTGTAGACAGCGACCGGGATCTTCAGGATATATTCTGGGAGCGGTAA
- a CDS encoding ABC transporter permease, with product MATLWKRVAFLAALIILWETVFRLGIWPDFMFPGPVQVIETLIRGFSEGNYVPALLNSLRRLFIGYVIAVILGTIIGVLMGRFKSLEETLGVVILPLQSVPSVVWLPLALLWFSMGEAAMIFVVVIGGLWNMIMSTTAGIKGVDPVLIQCGRNLGFGGGKIFTKVILPAAIPSMITGMRLAWAFCWRALMAAEIIGTGQGLGQVLMWGRDMGNMSTVMAVMFIIAATGMISDGFVFKRLENRIYQQWGLL from the coding sequence ATGGCTACCCTGTGGAAGCGAGTGGCGTTTTTAGCGGCCCTGATTATACTATGGGAGACGGTATTTAGACTCGGCATTTGGCCGGATTTTATGTTTCCCGGACCGGTGCAGGTGATAGAGACTTTAATTCGAGGCTTTAGCGAAGGGAACTATGTGCCGGCGCTTCTGAACAGCCTTCGACGATTATTTATCGGATATGTGATTGCAGTGATTCTTGGAACGATCATCGGGGTATTGATGGGACGGTTTAAGTCCCTGGAAGAAACCCTGGGCGTTGTAATCCTACCGCTGCAGTCAGTACCCAGTGTCGTTTGGCTCCCCTTAGCCCTTTTATGGTTCAGTATGGGAGAGGCGGCCATGATTTTTGTGGTCGTGATCGGCGGTCTTTGGAATATGATTATGAGTACCACCGCCGGCATTAAAGGGGTGGACCCGGTGCTGATTCAGTGCGGAAGAAACCTTGGCTTCGGGGGAGGGAAAATCTTTACGAAAGTGATCCTGCCGGCGGCCATTCCCAGTATGATTACGGGAATGCGTCTCGCCTGGGCATTCTGCTGGAGAGCCCTGATGGCGGCGGAGATCATCGGTACGGGACAAGGTCTTGGGCAAGTATTGATGTGGGGCCGGGACATGGGTAATATGAGTACCGTCATGGCGGTCATGTTTATCATCGCCGCAACGGGAATGATCTCCGACGGATTTGTCTTTAAGCGCTTGGAGAACCGAATTTACCAGCAGTGGGGACTGCTATAG
- a CDS encoding ABC transporter ATP-binding protein yields MLEIQNLHKSFGQEKVLEGLNITVNKGEFLSILGPSGCGKSTLIHMIAGLESVSGGKILMKDREVKAPGTDRILVFQSGALFPWLNVKDNIAFGLSNVKADKKSQDRLGDGKSKKSKKDKFSDEEKEERVEELMKKVHLYRFRDKFPHQLSGGMKQRVSIARSLAMDPEVLLMDEPFSALDEQTKMVLHEELQRIWMDTKKTIVFVTHNIREAVKLSDRVLVMGSQPGKIIKDIPIPYAHPRKVTDPNLVEMEKVIMESLKDEIEKRRKEEFGDGYPVEASGVFSGPDYTMGDGI; encoded by the coding sequence ATGTTGGAGATTCAAAATCTGCACAAAAGTTTCGGACAGGAAAAAGTCCTGGAAGGCTTGAATATAACCGTAAATAAAGGGGAGTTTCTCTCAATCCTCGGTCCCTCCGGTTGCGGAAAATCCACCCTGATTCATATGATTGCGGGACTGGAAAGCGTGAGCGGCGGCAAGATCCTTATGAAGGACCGGGAAGTAAAAGCTCCCGGGACGGACCGTATACTGGTCTTTCAAAGCGGAGCTCTTTTTCCCTGGCTCAATGTGAAAGATAATATTGCCTTTGGTCTTTCCAATGTGAAAGCCGATAAAAAATCCCAAGATCGGTTGGGGGATGGGAAGAGTAAAAAATCAAAAAAAGATAAATTCAGCGACGAAGAAAAAGAAGAGCGGGTAGAGGAACTGATGAAAAAAGTCCACCTTTACCGATTCAGAGATAAATTTCCTCACCAGTTATCCGGAGGGATGAAACAGCGGGTATCCATTGCCAGAAGCCTTGCCATGGATCCGGAAGTCCTGTTAATGGACGAGCCCTTCTCCGCATTGGATGAGCAGACCAAAATGGTCCTGCATGAAGAATTGCAGCGAATTTGGATGGATACGAAAAAAACCATCGTCTTCGTTACCCACAATATTCGGGAAGCGGTCAAGCTTTCGGACCGGGTACTGGTTATGGGGAGTCAGCCGGGGAAAATCATCAAAGATATCCCGATTCCCTACGCTCATCCGAGAAAGGTGACGGACCCCAATCTCGTGGAGATGGAAAAAGTCATCATGGAATCACTAAAGGATGAAATTGAAAAACGAAGGAAGGAGGAATTTGGCGATGGCTACCCTGTGGAAGCGAGTGGCGTTTTTAGCGGCCCTGATTATACTATGGGAGACGGTATTTAG
- the metK gene encoding methionine adenosyltransferase: MYKRLFTSESVTEGHPDKICDQISDAVLDAILKQDPEARVACEVAVTTGLVLLMGEITTTCYVDIPKIARKTIERIGYTRAKYGFDAETCAVLTSIDEQSPDIAMGVNEAFEHRENLTKEDLYESMGAGDQGIMFGYASNETEELMPLPISLSHKLAKRLAEVRKTGKLNYLRPDGKTQVTVEYEDDQPKRIHTVVVSTQHHEDVPLKQIREDLIRDVVRKVVPVELLDDNTKFLINPTGRFVIGGPLGDAGLTGRKIIVDTYGGFSRHGGGAFSGKDATKVDRSGSYAARYVAKNIVAAGLADKCEIEIAYAIGVANPVSIMVETFGTGKIAESRIEELIAEHFDLRPRAIIENLDLKKPIYEQTAAYGHFGRDDLDLPWERTDKAEILKKALEDSGTE, from the coding sequence ATGTATAAACGATTATTTACATCGGAGTCTGTTACGGAGGGGCATCCCGATAAAATTTGTGACCAAATTTCCGATGCGGTACTGGACGCCATATTAAAGCAAGACCCCGAGGCCCGGGTGGCCTGCGAGGTTGCGGTGACTACGGGATTGGTGCTTTTAATGGGGGAGATCACCACCACCTGCTATGTGGATATCCCGAAAATCGCTCGAAAAACCATCGAACGGATCGGCTACACCCGGGCGAAGTACGGATTTGATGCGGAAACCTGCGCCGTATTGACCTCCATTGACGAACAATCCCCGGATATTGCCATGGGGGTTAACGAGGCTTTTGAGCACCGGGAAAACCTGACCAAGGAAGATTTATATGAATCCATGGGGGCGGGAGACCAGGGAATCATGTTCGGATACGCATCCAATGAAACGGAAGAGTTGATGCCCCTGCCGATTTCCCTATCCCATAAGCTGGCCAAACGCTTAGCCGAGGTTCGTAAAACCGGAAAGCTAAATTACCTCCGTCCCGACGGAAAGACCCAGGTGACGGTGGAATATGAAGACGATCAGCCCAAAAGAATTCATACCGTGGTGGTTTCCACCCAGCATCACGAAGACGTGCCCCTAAAGCAGATTCGCGAGGACCTGATTCGGGATGTTGTACGAAAAGTGGTGCCGGTGGAACTCTTAGATGACAACACCAAGTTTTTAATCAATCCCACGGGGCGATTTGTTATCGGCGGACCTCTAGGAGATGCCGGCCTTACAGGACGGAAGATCATCGTAGACACCTACGGCGGCTTTTCCCGCCACGGCGGCGGTGCCTTCTCCGGGAAGGACGCCACCAAAGTGGACCGTTCCGGAAGCTACGCCGCCCGCTACGTGGCGAAAAACATCGTCGCCGCCGGCCTTGCGGATAAATGCGAAATCGAAATTGCCTACGCCATTGGTGTAGCCAACCCGGTATCCATTATGGTAGAGACCTTCGGCACCGGCAAGATTGCGGAATCCCGAATCGAAGAACTGATCGCCGAGCACTTTGATCTTCGTCCCCGGGCCATCATCGAAAACCTGGACCTGAAAAAACCAATCTATGAGCAAACCGCAGCCTACGGGCACTTCGGAAGGGACGATTTGGACCTTCCCTGGGAACGTACGGACAAAGCGGAAATACTGAAAAAGGCTTTAGAGGACAGCGGGACGGAGTAA
- a CDS encoding aspartyl-phosphate phosphatase Spo0E family protein — protein MLKHLAIPTKTGIAELSTKDLKLEIRRLKVALHQYLTENGTKEEVYFLSCRIDELIVEYQKRTQHLN, from the coding sequence TTGTTAAAGCATTTAGCAATTCCAACGAAAACCGGCATCGCAGAATTATCCACCAAGGATTTGAAGCTGGAAATCCGACGATTAAAAGTTGCCCTGCATCAATACTTAACCGAAAACGGAACAAAGGAAGAGGTTTATTTCCTTAGCTGCAGAATCGATGAATTGATTGTAGAGTATCAAAAAAGAACCCAACACTTAAATTAG
- a CDS encoding AEC family transporter has protein sequence MDFFTTFYQILSLFILIAVGWGASRLKLLDQHFVKTLSVFVIKVTLPAMIIKSMQFDFSVEVLWDSAYMFLVGIGMYALMIALSYGIVKFSGFTGARANALQFLIIFGNVGYMGYPVMASIFGDEGVFYTALFNIPFNFLMMSLGVYLMTRKNSGDSEDGKGPLDASPGEEKSFKGKLRRLKVLINPGIVATFTGFTLFLLSIEIPGPLFRSMDILGEATTPLAMIIIGANLSRVALGSVFREKALYGLVFLRLILIPAFLFGLLTLLGVEGFLLKVPVLIFSMPAAANAVVFAVMYEGDADFAAKGVFFTTLCSGVTLPIIAYMLLG, from the coding sequence ATGGATTTTTTTACAACCTTCTATCAGATTCTATCGCTTTTTATTCTGATTGCCGTGGGCTGGGGAGCATCCCGTCTAAAGCTTTTGGATCAACACTTTGTAAAAACCTTAAGCGTTTTTGTGATTAAAGTGACCTTGCCCGCCATGATCATTAAATCCATGCAATTTGACTTTTCCGTGGAAGTTTTGTGGGACAGCGCCTACATGTTTCTGGTGGGCATCGGTATGTATGCCCTGATGATAGCCCTTTCCTATGGGATTGTGAAATTCAGTGGCTTTACCGGGGCGAGGGCCAATGCCCTGCAATTTTTGATCATTTTTGGGAATGTGGGTTATATGGGCTATCCGGTGATGGCCTCCATATTCGGAGACGAAGGGGTGTTTTATACCGCCCTTTTCAATATTCCCTTTAACTTTTTAATGATGAGCCTGGGGGTTTATCTGATGACGCGAAAGAATTCCGGGGATTCCGAGGACGGAAAGGGACCCCTTGACGCCTCCCCTGGGGAAGAGAAATCTTTTAAAGGAAAACTCCGGCGGCTGAAAGTCCTGATCAACCCCGGTATTGTGGCGACCTTCACCGGTTTTACCCTGTTCCTCCTGTCCATAGAAATTCCCGGACCCCTATTTCGATCCATGGACATCCTGGGAGAGGCAACCACGCCCCTGGCCATGATAATCATCGGAGCCAATCTTTCCCGGGTGGCCCTGGGCAGTGTATTCCGGGAAAAAGCCCTGTACGGATTGGTCTTTCTGCGGCTGATTTTGATCCCTGCATTTTTATTCGGTCTCTTAACCCTGCTGGGGGTGGAAGGTTTTTTATTAAAGGTGCCGGTGCTGATATTCTCCATGCCCGCAGCGGCCAATGCCGTGGTTTTTGCGGTAATGTATGAAGGGGATGCGGACTTTGCGGCAAAGGGGGTTTTCTTTACCACTCTATGTTCCGGGGTGACCCTTCCGATCATCGCCTATATGTTACTGGGTTGA
- the fabZ gene encoding 3-hydroxyacyl-ACP dehydratase FabZ: protein MELDILQIKEVLPHRYPFLLVDKIRDLEPGKKAVGIKNVTANEPFFQGHFPEKPLMPGVLMVEALAQVAGLTCTIEGDQNKLGVFTGIDKCKFRRQVVPGDVLELHVEITSFRRGIGKAEGKAMVEGELACSCQLSFALVDR, encoded by the coding sequence ATGGAACTGGATATTTTACAAATCAAAGAAGTACTGCCCCATCGCTATCCTTTTTTGCTGGTGGATAAGATTCGGGATTTGGAGCCGGGGAAAAAAGCGGTGGGCATTAAAAACGTGACCGCCAATGAGCCATTTTTCCAAGGGCATTTTCCGGAAAAACCCTTGATGCCCGGGGTACTCATGGTGGAAGCCTTAGCCCAGGTGGCGGGACTTACCTGCACCATTGAAGGGGATCAAAACAAGCTGGGAGTATTTACCGGCATTGATAAATGTAAGTTTCGAAGGCAAGTGGTTCCGGGAGACGTGTTAGAGCTCCATGTGGAGATCACCTCCTTTCGAAGGGGCATCGGAAAAGCGGAAGGAAAAGCTATGGTGGAGGGGGAATTAGCCTGTTCCTGTCAGTTATCCTTTGCGCTGGTGGATCGATAA
- a CDS encoding rod-binding protein yields the protein MEINYQPYIPDQGTKSVEKRLQNVAAEDQQGEQEALKKATEDFEAIFLTMMFKNMRNTVPDGGLVEKSFGRGIYEEMQDEKMAEDISQNGGVGLAKELYQQLSQQHGYDDAAASVQETSPLEGDRKANKDQE from the coding sequence GTGGAAATTAATTATCAACCCTATATACCGGATCAAGGGACGAAATCCGTTGAAAAGCGGTTGCAAAATGTGGCTGCCGAGGACCAACAGGGAGAGCAGGAGGCTCTGAAAAAGGCCACGGAGGATTTTGAAGCCATCTTTTTAACGATGATGTTTAAGAATATGAGAAACACGGTTCCCGACGGAGGACTGGTGGAAAAAAGCTTCGGACGGGGAATCTACGAAGAAATGCAGGATGAAAAAATGGCGGAGGACATCTCCCAAAACGGGGGTGTCGGCCTTGCCAAGGAGCTTTATCAGCAATTGAGTCAACAACACGGCTATGATGATGCAGCGGCATCGGTTCAGGAGACCTCGCCCTTAGAAGGGGATAGAAAAGCCAACAAAGATCAGGAGTAA
- the flgG gene encoding flagellar basal-body rod protein FlgG — protein MRALSTAATGMKSQQTNIDVISNNLANINTTGYKRQKAEFKDLLYANLRGANVNEAGEGEPNGLEVGHGVRPSSVSRFFTQGTLERTENPFDLALDGRGFFGIGSPDGEPLYTRDGSFKYSAEGDVNRLVTANGYSVLDENDDPIFIPGDLREIIVQENGLIQGVDENGATVDVATLKLVDFINPEGLEAQGGNNYAATVASGGEAPVQEGPQGLSVRQSFLEASNVQAVDEMTRMITAQRAYETSSKAVQTSDEMMGIANNMRR, from the coding sequence ATGAGAGCGCTATCGACGGCAGCAACGGGGATGAAATCCCAACAAACCAATATCGATGTAATATCCAACAACCTGGCCAATATCAACACCACGGGATACAAACGGCAAAAAGCGGAATTTAAGGACTTGCTCTATGCCAACCTGCGAGGCGCCAATGTCAATGAAGCGGGGGAAGGGGAGCCCAACGGACTGGAAGTGGGCCACGGCGTGCGCCCCTCCTCCGTCAGTCGTTTTTTCACCCAAGGAACCTTGGAGCGAACGGAAAATCCCTTTGATCTGGCCCTGGACGGCCGGGGATTTTTCGGGATCGGCTCACCGGACGGAGAGCCGTTATATACCCGGGACGGAAGCTTTAAGTACAGCGCCGAAGGGGATGTGAACCGACTGGTAACCGCCAACGGTTATTCGGTGCTGGACGAAAACGATGATCCGATCTTTATCCCCGGGGATCTCCGGGAAATCATCGTTCAGGAAAACGGCTTGATCCAGGGTGTGGATGAAAACGGGGCTACCGTGGACGTGGCAACCCTGAAACTGGTGGACTTTATCAATCCTGAAGGCTTGGAGGCCCAAGGGGGAAACAACTACGCCGCCACAGTGGCCTCGGGGGGAGAAGCCCCGGTCCAGGAAGGTCCTCAAGGACTTTCGGTTCGGCAAAGCTTTTTAGAGGCTTCCAACGTCCAGGCTGTGGATGAAATGACACGGATGATCACCGCCCAGCGGGCCTATGAAACCAGCTCCAAGGCGGTACAGACCTCCGACGAGATGATGGGAATCGCCAACAATATGCGACGATAG